The DNA segment TGACCAGCACTGTGAATCTGGACACCGACGATCTGGCCGCCACCACAGGTCTGGTCACCGTGCCGCTCTCAGAATTGAAGACCGGCAATAGCCTGCGCGACAGCCACGCCAAGGGCACAGGGGCGCTGAACACCGCTCAGTTCAGAGATGCCACCTTCAAACTGGAGAAGCTGACGGGCGGCAAATTGACGGAGGGACAGACCCTGGCGACAACAGCCAGTGGCCAACTGACCGTCAAGGGCATCAGCAAGCCGGTCAGCGTGCCGGTCAAAGCCACCCTGAACGCAGGCAAGGTCAATGTCAGCACGCAGTTCAAGTTCAATCCGCTGGAGTACGGCGTGCGCTATCCAGGCGGGGCCGACGTCATCACGGTGAACGTCGGTTTCGTGCTGACCGCGCGCTGAACGTTCTCCCAGCCGCGTATTGACCTATCTGTGTTGACAAGCTTACGCTTTGGTGTAGATGAGACACCAAGCCGAAACTGACGCCAGCCGTTAGACTGGGCCATGAGAGGTCTGTCGCCGCCCGCAGTGGGCTGTTCTGCTGTGGGGTGGCGGCCCTCAAGACTGGAGGAAGCATGACGGGAA comes from the Deinococcus sp. AJ005 genome and includes:
- a CDS encoding YceI family protein codes for the protein MKQAALSLIGVLGLGAAHSQAAPYAAGGGNATFEYRVTFVNVKGTMEGVTSTVNLDTDDLAATTGLVTVPLSELKTGNSLRDSHAKGTGALNTAQFRDATFKLEKLTGGKLTEGQTLATTASGQLTVKGISKPVSVPVKATLNAGKVNVSTQFKFNPLEYGVRYPGGADVITVNVGFVLTAR